A genomic window from Lotus japonicus ecotype B-129 chromosome 1, LjGifu_v1.2 includes:
- the LOC130730943 gene encoding uncharacterized protein LOC130730943 encodes MAGEGVVKEMTTKFGKLDKFQGQDFRRWQRKMHFLLTTLKVVYVLSTPIPELLEEETVENIRSRSKWENDDYICKGHILNGMSDPLFDIYQNVESAKELWDCLKAKYMAEDSSSKKFWVTDFNNYKMVESRSVMEQYNELLRILGQFTLHGLKMDETISVSSIIDKLPPSWKDFKHNLKHGKDDLSLVQLGSHLRIEESLRAQESDKGKGK; translated from the coding sequence ATGGCTGGAGAAGGCGTTGTCAAGGAGATGACTACTAAGTTCGGgaaattggacaagtttcaaggacaagacttCAGGCGTTGGCAGAGGAAGATGCATTTCTTGTTGACAACATTGAAAGTGGTATACGTCCTGTCTACACCGATTCCTGAACTTCTGGAGGAAGAAACTGTTGAAAATATAAGGAGCAGATCAAAGTGGGAGAATGACGACTACATATGCAAAGGACACATTCTTAACGGTATGTCTGATCCTTTATTCGATATTTATCAAAATGTGGAATCTGCAAAGGAATTGTGGGATTGTCTTAAAGCCAAGTACATGGCAGAGGACTCATCCAGTAAGAAGTTCTGGGTGACTGATTTCAACAATTACAAAATGGTTGAATCAAGGTCTGTCAtggaacaatacaatgaacttctACGAATTCTTGGACAATTCACACTGCACGGATTGAAGATGGATGAAACAATATCTGTCTCAAGTATCATAGACAAGTTGCCCCCTTCATGGAAGGATTTCAAACACAATTTGAAGCATGGAAAAGACGACCTGTCTTTGGTCCAACTTGGAAGTCACTTGCGCATAGAAGAATCTCTAAGAGCGCAGGAGAgtgacaagggaaaaggaaaataa
- the LOC130730954 gene encoding uncharacterized protein LOC130730954, translating to MWSGQRGCQAYLAQVPRINLGLEQVCGVGANGSSSNAVSWLVVYALAGPAPCSALYDSLEFMEVRNSFVFEQDAWSPGDLLQKIHRDVQEFQRWGSGQSAEIAAAGMGVEHVTLYTDCNLKGDVDRMGGGGVIRDGNGRWISGYATTLGAGDAIKAELLSFHKGLLHTWELGFRHVVCYVDCLELQEVLTSTGDVQNYWHEDVIEMIRVVLARSWTVTINHVTRERNVVADALANLAI from the coding sequence ATGTGGAGCGGCCAGAGAGGATGTCAAGCATATCTTGCGCAAGTGCCCAGGATCAATCTGGGTTTGGAGCAGGTTTGCGGGGTCGGTGCCAATGGTTCCAGCAGCAATGCAGTTTCGTGGCTGGTTGTTTACGCACTTGCAGGTCCAGCACCATGCTCTGCTCTGTACGATAGCCTGGAATTTATGGAAGTGAGGAATAGTTTTGTTTTTGAGCAGGATGCTTGGTCACCTGGTGATTTGTTACAGAAAATTCATAGAGATGTGCAGGAATTTCAGAGATGGGGAAGTGGACAGTCGGCTGAGATTGCAGCAGCGGGTATGGGAGTAGAACACGTAACTCTGTACACAGATTGCAACTTGAAGGGTGATGTGGACAGGATGGGTGGTGGAGGTGTAATCCGTGATGGGAATGGAAGGTGGATCTCCGGCTACGCAACGACGTTGGGAGCAGGCGATGCGATTAAAGCAGAGCTTTTATCGTTCCATAAAGGCCTTTTGCACACCTGGGAGCTTGGCTTTCGTCATGTGGTTTGCTATGTAGATTGTCTGGAATTACAGGAAGTGCTTACGAGTACCGGTGATGTTCAGAATTACTGGCATGAAGATGTGATTGAGATGATTAGAGTTGTGTTGGCACGGAGCTGGACCGTAACAATTAATCATGTTACTCGGGAAAGAAATGTTGTTGCGGATGCACTGGCGAATCTTGCAATTTAG